The genomic window TGCTACTGGTCCCAGCAAATCttgtataaataaaagtttcttgAGCACCAGACTGCCGGAACTACCTGCATATTAAATGCTACCATTTGAGCTCCGTGCATCCATCCGATCATTGGGTTATAATTCGATGAATTAAACCGTGTCCCTTTTGGATATATCCTCAGAAGATTCCGCTGGGTGAACCtagaaagaaaatcaacattcactgagaaaagagaaaataattggaaagtagaatcacaaaataatactCAAGCTTGAGTGCTTTGCTGCCACAAGTACCTGACAAGTTCGGTTCGATGATTCTCGGCTCCCTTTTCAAGCTGTTGTTCACTCAAACTAAGGCGTTCAACTTTACTGGGATCCAGCTTAAGAGATTTGGTTAACCCACCCTTGTGTTTCTTAGCATGAATTGCAATGAGACTCTTATATTTATGAACTCCTAATGAGCATAATTTATCTTCGGAACTATCAGTGTCATCACTTTCACCGCTGCTGTCTTCACTGTCCTCAGAGTCTATGTCCTTTTTATCTTCAATGACTTCCTCATGCGGTTCTTCGTTCTCAcacaaatccttcttttcctcgTCAAACGCCTTACTGTAGAGATACTCTTTTGGTGGTTTGGTGGAAAGAAGGATTTTACCCTTCAGTGCTTCTGGCGATGTGAATTCCTCTAAGCACTCTAATGATGTAAAAAGCACGTCCTTGAGAGTTTGAGTGATCATCTACAAACCAAAAACAATGAAATGTTGTCATGAAAAAACACTTGAAATTTGAAACCAGTGCAAGTGCCATAAAATTATTTTACGCAAACATCATGAAAACTGTATGGAACCGGTTACCCACCTCAGCAGCTTTAGCCTGAAGTTCTGGAGTAAGGTGATCTTCCAAAGTTACCACTAGTGGGTATTCTGACGCAACAAAGGCGTGTTCCTTAATGGCCTTCAAGCAATCAATGAATTTTACAGGAGAAGTTAGAGTCCTGCAGAAACAGGAGAAATATTAAATACTTGAAACAAGACacttgttttggtaaatttgatataattggcaaaaaaaaaaaaaaaaaaaaccttccaTGATAGACCTTAATGTCATCTTCTGCAGAATTGGGCCAAATATCCAGTTCAATCACTCTGACACCATTTTTTAACGCATTTATAATTGGCACACAACTGCTTTCACTATTGAGTTGATTCCCAGTTAGGTAGGAATTATGCCCTGTATATATGAAGTAATGAGACAACGGAGCAGTCATATCTTGGCGTACCTGAAAACACACCAAATTTAGATTGTCAGCCTAAAACGAAATGAAAAAGCACAGATTGGTGGGATTTGAACATCTGACCCAATCGACTAGTTTTTGACTGCTCGAAAGCAAGAGGTTTCGTATAGTTGACTATTTTGTTTTATGCATATAAACTTGATCTAAATCTGAATCAAAGCTTAAATTAAAGCAAAAATGATAAGATTACCTGTGGATTAATAGGGAAATTAAGATGTTGATCGAATAGATAATGATGAAAATCATCAAGAGTAAGCGTATTACTTCTAGTAAACTTAGCAATGTGATGTCTTGTTTGAAGAATATGAGTTATGATCGTATC from Papaver somniferum cultivar HN1 unplaced genomic scaffold, ASM357369v1 unplaced-scaffold_19, whole genome shotgun sequence includes these protein-coding regions:
- the LOC113338844 gene encoding phosphoinositide phospholipase C 4-like isoform X2, which produces MSDGKESKYAYKFLRFFKRTYKIKEAEPPLDVKEAFLKYSDGNNLMRSDQLLNFLINFQGESDAKIEDADTIITHILQTRHHIAKFTRSNTLTLDDFHHYLFDQHLNFPINPQVRQDMTAPLSHYFIYTGHNSYLTGNQLNSESSCVPIINALKNGVRVIELDIWPNSAEDDIKAIKEHAFVASEYPLVVTLEDHLTPELQAKAAEMITQTLKDVLFTSLECLEEFTSPEALKGKILLSTKPPKEYLYSKAFDEEKKDLCENEEPHEEVIEDKKDIDSEDSEDSSGESDDTDSSEDKLCSLGVHKYKSLIAIHAKKHKGGLTKSLKLDPSKVERLSLSEQQLEKGAENHRTELVRFTQRNLLRIYPKGTRFNSSNYNPMIGWMHGAQMVAFNMQGYGKRLWAMQGLFRSNGGCGYVKKPDILMRTDERNKVFNPEEKLPVKTCLKVRVYMSDGWRLDFKPTHFDTYSPPDFYVKVHIVGVPADAKKFKTETLDNTWIPVWNQEFSFPLTVPELAILRLEVRDHDTGEKDDFGGQTCLPVRDLRPGIRTVPLHDRDGKKFNSTRLLMRFEFV
- the LOC113338844 gene encoding phosphoinositide phospholipase C 4-like isoform X1, coding for MSDGKESKYAYKFLRFFKRTYKIKEAEPPLDVKEAFLKYSDGNNLMRSDQLLNFLINFQGESDAKIEDADTIITHILQTRHHIAKFTRSNTLTLDDFHHYLFDQHLNFPINPQVRQDMTAPLSHYFIYTGHNSYLTGNQLNSESSCVPIINALKNGVRVIELDIWPNSAEDDIKVYHGRTLTSPVKFIDCLKAIKEHAFVASEYPLVVTLEDHLTPELQAKAAEMITQTLKDVLFTSLECLEEFTSPEALKGKILLSTKPPKEYLYSKAFDEEKKDLCENEEPHEEVIEDKKDIDSEDSEDSSGESDDTDSSEDKLCSLGVHKYKSLIAIHAKKHKGGLTKSLKLDPSKVERLSLSEQQLEKGAENHRTELVRFTQRNLLRIYPKGTRFNSSNYNPMIGWMHGAQMVAFNMQGYGKRLWAMQGLFRSNGGCGYVKKPDILMRTDERNKVFNPEEKLPVKTCLKVRVYMSDGWRLDFKPTHFDTYSPPDFYVKVHIVGVPADAKKFKTETLDNTWIPVWNQEFSFPLTVPELAILRLEVRDHDTGEKDDFGGQTCLPVRDLRPGIRTVPLHDRDGKKFNSTRLLMRFEFV
- the LOC113338844 gene encoding phosphoinositide phospholipase C 7-like isoform X3 codes for the protein MTLRTLTSPVKFIDCLKAIKEHAFVASEYPLVVTLEDHLTPELQAKAAEMITQTLKDVLFTSLECLEEFTSPEALKGKILLSTKPPKEYLYSKAFDEEKKDLCENEEPHEEVIEDKKDIDSEDSEDSSGESDDTDSSEDKLCSLGVHKYKSLIAIHAKKHKGGLTKSLKLDPSKVERLSLSEQQLEKGAENHRTELVRFTQRNLLRIYPKGTRFNSSNYNPMIGWMHGAQMVAFNMQGYGKRLWAMQGLFRSNGGCGYVKKPDILMRTDERNKVFNPEEKLPVKTCLKVRVYMSDGWRLDFKPTHFDTYSPPDFYVKVHIVGVPADAKKFKTETLDNTWIPVWNQEFSFPLTVPELAILRLEVRDHDTGEKDDFGGQTCLPVRDLRPGIRTVPLHDRDGKKFNSTRLLMRFEFV